Proteins encoded together in one Lathyrus oleraceus cultivar Zhongwan6 chromosome 5, CAAS_Psat_ZW6_1.0, whole genome shotgun sequence window:
- the LOC127080160 gene encoding putative F-box/LRR-repeat protein 9 codes for MASPIKKSKGESTRKPNWIELPIDLTKNILQRLDTLDILISARNVCPLWWHISKDPLMWRTIHMISNFDNFCFDFRCLEKICQCAIDLSCGHLEDKFGTDDLLKDSYIAHRASKLRRLQISNNHGISNKGLNQFVKSFSLLEKLDIAFKNNIFKDSLEVIGRCCPILKSLNLEMLSLHFNKFYKFGDQVFAIVKIMTRLRHLGFSGIVIGNNELVAILDGCHFFHSLDLRHCFCHHLRCESTLKRCHQQIQDLQLPYFGYDDEYDDGLAYVDIFEDTYANEYWEY; via the exons ATGGCATCGCCTATTAAGAAATCTAAAGGTGAGAGTACAAGAAAGCCAAACTGGATTGAACTTCCAATAGACTTGACCAAGAATATACTTCAAAGACTTGATACCCTTGATATTCTTATAAGCGCACGTAATGTTTGTCCTCTATGGTGGCACATTTCTAAGGATCCGTTAATGTGGCGAACCATTCACATGATTAGTAATTTTGAcaatttttgttttgattttcGTTGTTTGGAGAAGATTTGCCAGTGTGCCATTGATCTAAGTTGCGGTCATCTCGAAGACAAATTTGGGACTGATGACCTTCTCAAGGACTCGTATATTGCTCATAG GGCTAGTAAACTAAGGAGGTTACAAATATCTAACAATCATGGCATTTCAAATAAAGGGTTGAATCAATTTGTGAAGAGTTTTTCACTATTAGAAAAGCTTGACATTGCCTTTAAGAATAATATATTCAAGGATTCTCTTGAAGTGATTGGTCGATGTTGCCCTATTTTGAAGTCACTAAATCTTGAGATGTTGTCGTTGCACTTCAACAAGTTCTATAAGTTTGGTGATCAGGTTTTTGCTATTGTAAAAATAATGACTAGGTTACGTCATCTTGGATTCTCTGGAATTGTGATTGGCAATAATGAGTTGGTTGCCATTCTTGATGGTTGCCATTTTTTTCACTCGCTTGATCTTCGACATTGTTTTTGTCATCATTTAAGGTGTGAAAGTACTTTAAAAAGGTGCCATCAACAAATCCAAGACTTACAACTTCCATATTTTGGTTATGATGATGAGTACGATGATGGTTTAGCTTATGTGGACATTTTTGAAGATACATATGCTAATGAATATTGGGAGTATTAG